The following coding sequences are from one Deinococcus aerius window:
- a CDS encoding allantoate amidohydrolase: MTVLPAWTELVRRTLDCCADLAACTEKPGEITRTFLCAPMHDAHARLDAWAASLGLETHVDAVGNWHALRRSPNPEARNLVIGSHLDSVPNAGPYDGVLGVVLGLSLLEALGDTPLPYHLHVVGFSEEEGVRFGVPFIGSRALIGTADELLNLTDAGGVTVAQAIREYGLDVRELEGARLRDDVLGYFELHIEQGPVLEAEGRSLGAVNAIAGQARFNLTLTGKANHAGTTPMHLRRDALTGASAFVLAAEEVARNTPGLVATVGSLRPLPGASNVIPGEVQFTLDIRHARDEVRHRAQEELLAEGERIARERGLTFTHELRMEEPATPMDPSLTALLGEALSAEGHVPTPMVSGAGHDAMAVGHVWPATMLFLRSPGGLSHHPDETVLPEDVEAALRVGTQFLRMLAEREGVR; encoded by the coding sequence ATGACGGTTCTTCCGGCCTGGACCGAATTGGTGCGGCGCACGCTGGACTGCTGCGCCGACCTCGCCGCCTGCACGGAAAAGCCCGGCGAGATCACCCGGACCTTCCTCTGCGCCCCGATGCACGACGCGCACGCCCGGCTGGACGCCTGGGCCGCCTCGCTGGGCCTGGAAACCCACGTGGACGCCGTGGGGAACTGGCACGCCCTGCGCCGCAGCCCCAACCCCGAGGCCCGTAACCTGGTGATCGGGTCGCACCTCGACAGCGTGCCGAACGCCGGGCCCTACGACGGGGTGCTGGGCGTGGTGCTGGGGCTGTCCCTGCTGGAGGCCCTGGGCGACACGCCCCTCCCCTACCACCTCCACGTGGTCGGCTTCAGCGAGGAGGAGGGGGTGCGCTTCGGCGTGCCCTTCATCGGCAGCCGGGCGCTGATCGGGACGGCGGACGAACTGCTGAACCTGACGGACGCGGGGGGCGTCACCGTCGCGCAGGCCATCCGCGAGTACGGGCTGGACGTGAGGGAACTGGAGGGGGCGCGGCTGCGGGACGACGTGCTGGGCTACTTCGAGCTGCACATCGAGCAGGGTCCGGTGCTGGAGGCCGAGGGCCGCTCGCTGGGGGCCGTGAACGCCATCGCCGGGCAGGCGCGCTTCAACCTGACCCTGACGGGCAAGGCCAACCACGCGGGCACCACGCCCATGCATCTGCGCCGCGACGCGCTGACGGGCGCGAGTGCCTTCGTCCTCGCCGCCGAGGAGGTGGCCCGGAACACCCCCGGCCTCGTCGCCACCGTCGGTTCTCTGCGGCCCCTGCCGGGCGCGAGCAACGTGATTCCCGGTGAGGTGCAGTTCACCCTCGACATCCGCCACGCGCGGGACGAGGTGCGGCACCGCGCGCAGGAGGAACTGCTGGCCGAAGGCGAGCGGATCGCGCGGGAACGCGGTCTCACCTTCACCCACGAGCTTCGCATGGAGGAGCCTGCCACCCCGATGGACCCCAGCCTCACCGCCCTGCTGGGCGAGGCCCTGAGCGCCGAGGGGCACGTGCCCACCCCGATGGTGAGCGGGGCCGGGCACGACGCGATGGCGGTCGGCCACGTCTGGCCCGCGACCATGCTGTTCCTGCGCAGCCCCGGCGGGCTCAGTCATCACCCCGACGAGACGGTGCTCCCGGAGGACGTGGAGGCCGCCCTGCGCGTGGGCACCCAGTTCCTGCGGATGCTCGCCGAACGGGAGGGGGTGCGCTGA
- a CDS encoding allantoinase codes for MYDLLIRGGSLVREDGIETADLGIAEGRIVDLAPELDGPAREELDARGLHVFPGAVDIHVHFNEPGRTEWEGLSTGSRALIAGGGTTFADMPLNSTPPVLDRATFEAKRQAAERGSHADFALWGGLTPRNMDRLPELAGAGAVGFKAFMSHSGLEEFESPDDYTLYEGMRLARELGLIVALHAESNSITQGLSARIRSEGGRSVRDYLRSRPAIAEVEAVSRALLLAEETGARLHLVHLSTGRAVTLAAEAKARGVDVSLETCPHYLCFTGEDMERLGAVLKCAPPLRDAGEVEALWTAIREGRIDTIGSDHSPSTLDLKERADFFEVWGGIGGVQSTLGVLLTEGRARGLTLPHIARLLARTPAERFGLTGKGRVEPGFDADLVLVDLDAEWVHTAEDLHTRWKYSPYLGRTFRGRVRRTLLRGQTVYADGPHSGGTFPTPPQGRFLRPAAPTPQEVTP; via the coding sequence ATGTACGACCTGCTGATTCGCGGCGGGAGCCTGGTCCGTGAGGACGGGATCGAGACGGCGGACCTGGGGATCGCGGAGGGCCGCATCGTGGACCTGGCCCCGGAACTGGACGGCCCGGCCCGCGAGGAACTCGACGCGCGGGGCCTGCACGTCTTTCCCGGCGCGGTGGACATCCACGTGCACTTCAACGAACCTGGACGGACGGAATGGGAGGGCCTCTCCACCGGCAGCCGCGCGCTGATCGCCGGGGGAGGCACGACCTTCGCCGACATGCCCCTCAACAGCACCCCGCCCGTCCTCGACCGCGCTACCTTCGAGGCCAAGCGGCAGGCGGCGGAGCGGGGGTCCCATGCCGATTTCGCCCTCTGGGGCGGACTGACCCCCCGCAACATGGACCGGCTGCCCGAGCTCGCGGGGGCGGGCGCGGTGGGCTTCAAGGCCTTCATGAGCCACAGCGGCCTGGAGGAATTCGAGTCGCCCGACGACTACACCCTGTACGAGGGGATGCGCCTGGCGCGCGAGCTGGGCCTGATCGTCGCCCTACACGCCGAGAGCAATTCCATCACCCAGGGCCTCTCGGCGCGGATTCGCTCGGAGGGGGGCCGCTCCGTGCGCGACTACCTCCGCAGCCGCCCCGCCATCGCGGAGGTCGAGGCGGTCAGCCGCGCCCTGCTGCTCGCCGAGGAGACGGGGGCGCGGCTCCACCTCGTCCACCTGAGCACCGGGCGGGCGGTGACGCTGGCCGCCGAGGCCAAGGCACGGGGCGTGGACGTGAGCCTGGAGACCTGCCCGCACTACCTCTGCTTCACCGGCGAGGACATGGAGCGGCTGGGCGCGGTGCTGAAGTGCGCGCCGCCGCTGCGGGACGCGGGCGAGGTAGAGGCGCTGTGGACTGCGATTCGAGAAGGCCGCATCGACACCATCGGCTCCGACCACTCGCCCAGCACCCTGGACCTCAAGGAGCGCGCCGACTTTTTCGAGGTCTGGGGCGGCATCGGCGGCGTGCAGTCCACCCTGGGCGTCCTGCTGACGGAAGGCCGGGCGCGCGGCCTGACCCTCCCGCACATCGCCCGCCTGCTCGCCCGCACGCCCGCCGAGCGGTTCGGCCTGACCGGGAAGGGCCGCGTCGAGCCGGGCTTCGACGCCGACCTCGTGCTCGTGGACCTGGACGCGGAATGGGTCCACACCGCCGAAGACCTCCACACCCGCTGGAAGTACAGCCCCTACCTGGGCCGCACCTTCCGGGGCCGGGTGCGCCGCACGCTGCTGCGCGGCCAGACCGTGTACGCGGACGGCCCCCACAGCGGCGGCACCTTCCCGACTCCCCCCCAGGGCCGCTTCCTGCGCCCCGCCGCCCCCACTCCCCAGGAGGTCACCCCTTGA